In Granulicella mallensis MP5ACTX8, the sequence GGCAACCTGACCTTCGGCGGCTACGGCAACAACATCGTTGCGGACGAGAGCTTCGTCCTCAAGGTGCCGGCGAATCTTGATCCCGCCGCAACCGCGCCGCTGCTCTGCGCGGGTATCACTACTTACTCGCCGCTGAAGCACTGGAATGCAGGACCTGGAAAGAAGGTTGGCGTTGTTGGACTGGGCGGGCTGGGCCACATGGCGCTCAAGTTCTCGCACGCCTTTGGAGCCCACACGGTGCAGTTCACGACCTCGGCCTCGAAGGTGGAGGACGCGAAGAAGCTCGGCGCGGATGAGGTCATTCTGACCAAGGAGGAAGGCTGGGCGGCCAAGCATGCGGGTAGCTTCGATCTCATTATCGACTGCGTCTCTGCGGACCATGATGTGAACAGCTATCTGAACCTGCTCAAGCGCGACGGTGTGCTCTGCACGGTCGGCGCGCCGGAAGATCCGATCAAGATCGCGGCGTTCTCGATCCTGGGCCGCAAGACTCTCACCGGTTCCATGATCGGTGGGATCGCCGAGACCCAGGAGATGCTCGACTTCTGCAGCAAGCACAACATCGTCTCCGACATCGAGATGGCCAGCTTCGACAATCTGGAAGAGGTCTGGGATCGCGTTGTCAAAGGCGATGTGAAGTACCGCTTCGTGCTCGACCTCAAGACGTTGAACTAACGCAATTCGATTGCACATAAGAACGCCCCGCTTATTCAGGCGGGGCGTTCTTGTGTGGCGTTAGAACTCCTGGCTTATATCCACTGCACAAACATGGGAGTGTCTGCGGCGAAGGTCTTGGGGGTCTCGCTGAGGCGTCCGGTTTTTGCGTCGTGTGCGAACACGGTCACGCTTCCGGGGGCAGTCTGGTTGCAGCTGACGAGCCATTTGCGGGTCGGGTCGAAGGCGATGATGCGGGGAATCTTGCCACCGCAGCTCAGCCGCTGTTGTTCGGTCAGCAGTCCTGAGGTTGCATCCACGCGGTAGACGATGATCTCGTCCACTCCGCGGGAGCAGGTGTAGACGAAACGGCCATCGTCGCCGACGATAATCTCGCAGCCGGAGTTGCCGGCGAGAGAGGTTCCAGGCGTGAGCGTGAAGACTGTGCTGCCTTCGCGCAGCTTCATCGATGCCGTATGTTTGTGCGCGCTCCAGTCGTAGAGGTCGATGGTCGCGTCGAGTTCGTGGACGCAGTAGACCCACTTTCCATTCGGGTGGAAGGCCACGTGCCGCGGTCCGGAGCCGACGCGTGCCTGCACCCGTGTCGGCACGCCCAGCGGAGCTTTCTTGCCCGGCGAGATGGGGAAGACTTCAATCGCGTCTTCCCCGAGATTGCATACCAGCAGGAACTTGTTGTCGGGCGAGACGGTGGTGCAATGCAGATGGGCGGCTTCCTGCCGGTCCGTTACGGGGCCGAGTACGCCGCAGGAGGGGTTGTTGCGGCAGTCGAGTCCGCCTGCGTCGCTGATCTCTCCTGCGGAGCCCAGCGTGTAGGCCGACATGCTTCCGCCGCCGTAGTTCGCGACGAAGGCGGTCTTGCCGGTGTGGTCTACCGATACGTAGCAGGGACCGTTGCCATGGGAGCTTACCCGTTGTACGAGTTCCACGGTTCCCTGGGCTGCGTTGACGCGAAAGCTGGAGAGGCTGCCATCGCCTTTGGCTGCTTCGTTCGCGGCATAGAGCAGGGGCCGCTTCGGATGCATCGCCAGGAAGGTGGGGCGTTCAGTTGCGACCGCGAGTTCTATGGCGCCAAGTTCGCCGGTGGCTGCATTCCAGGGCGCGCGGTAGATCCCTTTTCCGTCGCCGGTTCCGAGGAGGACCCAGCGGGGTTCGGTTGACGATTGCGCAAAGCTCCGCAACGCGAAGGGAAGGGCGGCGGAGGCGACGAGGAACTGGCGGCGTGTGGATTTGGTGAGCATGGGCAGCAGCTCCTCCGCGATGGAATGGCAGTGCGAATAGAAGAAGCTACAGCTAGATTGTCTCGGCCACGGTGTGCGGTTCGCCGGGGAGTTTGAAGTCGAGTTCGGACGGATGCGTGTCCTGGTTGATGACAGGCAGGCTGGGCAGGTTGTCGGTGCGGCCGGCCTCTTTCACCACGGCTGCGGCGTGGTCCAGGACCTCGTCCACCGTCATGGTGTACATCTCGCGGCCGTTGTCGTAGCCGCTTTCGATGGCGTGCTTGAGATAGCGTCCGGCGATCTGCGCGGCAAGGTAGTCAGTGATGACCTTGCCGTTGCGGCGCTTCTGTTCGACCCATGCCATGTTGGGCATGGCGACCCAGAGGGGACGGCCATTCACGGCGAAGCGAATGTCGGTTGCGTCAGCATGGCGCGTCGCGATGGCGACGACGGTGCCCTTCCAGACACAGTGCTGAGGTTCTCCAGTCCAACGGTCGGTTGCTACGAAGTCTTCATACATGGCCTTCTCAGGTTAGAGCATTTCTCCTGTTCCTGTAACCCGGATAAATTTCGGAGTTCGTTTTTCAGAAGAAATGGCAGTTTTTAGCGCGCAACGGCGGGGGAAACGGTCGAGTTGGTGGGGTGCGGACCGGGACGCGGTAGCGGCAATGACACTTGGAGAAGAGCCGACCGACGTTTATCCTAAGTGGCTAAAGGAGACGAACCCCCCTTGCGTCGATTCCCGGTCCTCTTTTCTGCTGCAATCCTCGGTTTATCCGGCCTGATCCAGGCCCAGGCCCAGACCCCCGCACCTAAGCCCACCCCCGATGTGTTGGTCTTCTCCAATGGCGACCAGCTGACAGGTAAGCTTGAACGCGTTGCCGGCGGCAATGCCGTCTTCAAAAGCGATATGGCTGGGGAGCTCACGATCTCCCTTGACAAGGTGAAGGAGCTGCGGTCCGGCGCGAAGTTCGCCCTGCTTCGCAAAGGCGTTCCGGTTACGAAGGCAGACGCCCCGACCGGAACCGTGGATATGGCGGGCGGCAATGTGGTGCTGACAAATCCCGGACATGAGCCCGATACCGTTGCGACCAAGGATGTCAATTACCTGATCGACAAGGACTCTTTCGACAGACAGATTGCGCGCAAGACGAAGTTCCTGCAAGGCTGGAATGGCACCGTCACCGGCGGCGCCACGGTGGTGCGCGCTACAGACAACGGGACCACGTTTACGGCGGCCGTCAACCTCATTCGGGCGACCCCCGTGGTGCCTTACCTTCCGCCGGATACGCGTACGACCGTTAACGTTGCGGAGAGCTACGGCAAGCTGACTACGCCGGTGATTCCGCCGACCGATCCACCCACGCCAGCTTCGGTCGCCAAGACGAGCATCTTCCATACCGATGCCGAACACGACAAGTATTTCAGCCCACGTTTCTATGCTTTGGCCGATCTCTCTTTCGATCACAACTTCTCGCAGGGCCTGCAGTTCCAGCAGGTCTACGGTGGCGGTGTCGGCTGGACAGCCATCCAGAAACCCAAGCAGCAGCTTGATCTCAAGGTCGATCTGCACTACGAGACGCAGCAGTTCATTCAGCAAGTGGGCGTTCCCAACGTTCCCAATGTGAACCTCATCGGTTCGACCTTTGCGGAGACGTATCACTACAACCTTCCGCACGGCATCCTCTTTACCGAGACCGGCGATGTCCTGCCGGGTTGGAATGACATGTCGGCGTACTCGGCGAATGGGACCGCGACGCTGGCTCTGCCGGTCTACAAGCGTCTGAGCGCCTCGTTCTCGACCACCGACAACTTCATCAATAACCCCCCGCCGTTCAATAAAAAGAACTCTTACCAGTTCGTCACCGGCGTCACGTACACCCTGCACTAGAGGCTGCTGCAATACTCGCAAGGAATGGCGGAAGGGCGTGGCTGAGGCCATGCCCTTCCGTTTTAGAGAAAAGGTGCAGAGGCTTCCGAGCGAGAGGGAGTATTGAAAGTACGATCCACAGAGCCATGGTGATATCGATAGATCGCGCTTACAGCGCTCTGCATCCTATGGCACTTTTACCCAGGGCTATGCCCTGGGCTGTTATGGGGTCGCCACTCCGGGGCTTGGAGGAGTCGCCTGTTTTCACTGAACTACCCTCCATTTGGGGCTTTCATGCCTTTGTGCTCCAAGGGATTCCCTACGTGAACCAATCCTGCGAATGGACGCCCTCTCTGCCCTCCAGAGATGTTCTAATGAAGGGATGCGGGCTTTCCTAGCCTGTGAGTGTTTCCAGGAGTTTGAGATCGATGTGTGATGTGCGGAAGTCTGTAGTGCGTTTGATGGTGATGG encodes:
- a CDS encoding NAD(P)-dependent alcohol dehydrogenase, whose translation is MIKTHGYAAQSSTTPLAPFDYEHRSPGPKDVHISVDFCGICHSDIHQARNEWGNSLYPMVPGHEVLGTVKAVGSEVTKFKVGDLAAIGCMVDSCRVCESCKAGEEQYCNNQATVFTYNSRDKQGNLTFGGYGNNIVADESFVLKVPANLDPAATAPLLCAGITTYSPLKHWNAGPGKKVGVVGLGGLGHMALKFSHAFGAHTVQFTTSASKVEDAKKLGADEVILTKEEGWAAKHAGSFDLIIDCVSADHDVNSYLNLLKRDGVLCTVGAPEDPIKIAAFSILGRKTLTGSMIGGIAETQEMLDFCSKHNIVSDIEMASFDNLEEVWDRVVKGDVKYRFVLDLKTLN
- a CDS encoding lactonase family protein, with the protein product MLTKSTRRQFLVASAALPFALRSFAQSSTEPRWVLLGTGDGKGIYRAPWNAATGELGAIELAVATERPTFLAMHPKRPLLYAANEAAKGDGSLSSFRVNAAQGTVELVQRVSSHGNGPCYVSVDHTGKTAFVANYGGGSMSAYTLGSAGEISDAGGLDCRNNPSCGVLGPVTDRQEAAHLHCTTVSPDNKFLLVCNLGEDAIEVFPISPGKKAPLGVPTRVQARVGSGPRHVAFHPNGKWVYCVHELDATIDLYDWSAHKHTASMKLREGSTVFTLTPGTSLAGNSGCEIIVGDDGRFVYTCSRGVDEIIVYRVDATSGLLTEQQRLSCGGKIPRIIAFDPTRKWLVSCNQTAPGSVTVFAHDAKTGRLSETPKTFAADTPMFVQWI
- a CDS encoding DUF481 domain-containing protein, giving the protein MRRFPVLFSAAILGLSGLIQAQAQTPAPKPTPDVLVFSNGDQLTGKLERVAGGNAVFKSDMAGELTISLDKVKELRSGAKFALLRKGVPVTKADAPTGTVDMAGGNVVLTNPGHEPDTVATKDVNYLIDKDSFDRQIARKTKFLQGWNGTVTGGATVVRATDNGTTFTAAVNLIRATPVVPYLPPDTRTTVNVAESYGKLTTPVIPPTDPPTPASVAKTSIFHTDAEHDKYFSPRFYALADLSFDHNFSQGLQFQQVYGGGVGWTAIQKPKQQLDLKVDLHYETQQFIQQVGVPNVPNVNLIGSTFAETYHYNLPHGILFTETGDVLPGWNDMSAYSANGTATLALPVYKRLSASFSTTDNFINNPPPFNKKNSYQFVTGVTYTLH